Proteins from a single region of Streptomyces sp. HUAS 15-9:
- a CDS encoding STM4013/SEN3800 family hydrolase — MNEIVGSHDLLLVTLDTLRYDVAAELAAAGRLPNLARHLPGGRWEKRHAPGSFTYASHQAIFAGFLPTPAAPGPHPRLFAASFAGSETTARGTFVYDTPDLVSGLAEVGYHTVCIGGVGFFNKLGPLGSVLPGLFHESHWAPEFGVTDPDSFGNQVARAERVVRELPTEKRLFLFVNVSALHQPNWFHLPGATREAGDTRATHAAALEYVDRHIGRLFAAASSRRRCFAVVCSDHGTAYGDDGYTGHRLGHESVWTVPYAQFFLDPASRPTEAAR, encoded by the coding sequence ATGAACGAGATCGTCGGCAGCCACGACCTCCTCCTCGTCACCCTGGACACCCTCCGCTACGACGTGGCCGCCGAACTGGCCGCGGCGGGCCGCCTGCCGAACCTGGCCCGTCACCTCCCCGGCGGCCGCTGGGAGAAGCGGCACGCCCCGGGCAGCTTCACCTACGCCTCCCACCAGGCGATCTTCGCGGGCTTCCTGCCCACCCCGGCCGCCCCCGGCCCGCATCCGCGCCTGTTCGCCGCGAGCTTCGCGGGGAGCGAGACCACCGCTCGGGGCACGTTCGTCTACGACACCCCGGATCTCGTCTCCGGCCTCGCCGAGGTGGGCTATCACACCGTGTGCATCGGAGGCGTGGGTTTCTTCAACAAGCTGGGCCCGCTGGGCTCGGTGCTGCCCGGCCTGTTCCACGAGTCCCACTGGGCACCGGAGTTCGGCGTCACCGACCCCGACTCCTTCGGGAACCAAGTGGCCCGCGCCGAACGCGTCGTACGGGAACTGCCCACAGAAAAACGACTGTTCCTCTTCGTCAACGTGTCCGCCCTGCACCAGCCGAACTGGTTCCACCTGCCCGGCGCGACCCGCGAGGCCGGCGACACCCGCGCCACGCACGCCGCCGCCCTGGAATACGTGGACCGACACATCGGACGGCTCTTCGCCGCCGCGAGCAGCAGACGCCGCTGCTTCGCCGTCGTCTGTTCCGACCACGGCACCGCCTACGGCGACGACGGATACACCGGCCACCGCCTCGGCCACGAGTCCGTCTGGACCGTGCCCTACGCCCAGTTCTTCCTGGACCCCGCATCCCGCCCGACGGAGGCCGCCCGATGA